One window from the genome of Blastopirellula retiformator encodes:
- a CDS encoding DUF1559 domain-containing protein, with the protein MTSLAPTSTNAARRRWRGFTLVELLVVIAIIGVLIALLLPAVQQARDAARRMSCTNNLKQLALALHNYHDTFGSFPPSGIDGGKSHGMWIRLAPFYEQSAIYDQYNFTGTWRDNLPLCSESSMDALHCPSGSTVITTLASEQPCPTTHYFGNSGPIGLNATTNANYARDTSRENVSSFGEVADEGVFKLRSNLGLRDVTDGSSNTILVGELSWNKYPFYRAWNRGLHWTSNGLYMATTKNHRYPINIGIKTPSFTMVANNGGYGSQHPGGANFATADGAVKFFPATIEMETYLALASRAGGEVVEMP; encoded by the coding sequence ATGACTTCTCTGGCTCCGACTTCCACCAACGCCGCCCGCCGCCGCTGGCGCGGTTTTACGTTGGTCGAACTGCTGGTCGTGATCGCGATCATTGGCGTGCTGATTGCGCTGTTGCTGCCGGCTGTTCAACAGGCCCGCGACGCTGCGCGGCGAATGAGCTGCACCAACAACCTGAAGCAGCTGGCTCTAGCGCTGCACAACTACCACGATACTTTCGGATCGTTTCCGCCGTCGGGCATCGACGGGGGCAAGTCGCATGGAATGTGGATTCGCCTGGCGCCGTTTTACGAACAGTCGGCGATCTACGACCAGTACAACTTCACCGGCACGTGGCGCGACAATCTGCCGCTTTGCAGCGAGTCGTCGATGGATGCGCTCCATTGTCCCAGCGGCTCGACGGTGATTACGACGTTGGCTTCGGAGCAGCCCTGCCCGACGACGCACTACTTTGGCAATAGCGGGCCGATCGGGCTTAACGCGACGACCAACGCCAACTATGCCCGCGACACGTCGCGAGAGAACGTCTCCTCGTTTGGCGAAGTGGCCGATGAAGGGGTGTTCAAACTGCGCAGCAATCTGGGCCTGCGCGACGTGACCGACGGCAGCTCGAACACGATCCTGGTTGGCGAACTCTCATGGAATAAGTACCCGTTCTATCGGGCCTGGAATCGTGGTTTGCACTGGACGTCAAACGGCTTGTACATGGCGACGACCAAGAATCATCGCTATCCGATCAACATTGGGATCAAGACTCCGAGCTTTACGATGGTCGCCAACAATGGCGGTTACGGCAGTCAACATCCTGGCGGCGCCAACTTCGCCACGGCCGATGGAGCGGTGAAGTTTTTTCCCGCAACGATCGAGATGGAAACCTATTTGGCGTTGGCCAGTCGCGCCGGCGGCGAAGTGGTCGAGATGCCGTAG
- a CDS encoding DUF1501 domain-containing protein: MSKSTSNSVRGCPGFRQATRFSRRQMLQAGALSALGLGLGDFHSQLAAAAANGGPAPKAKACIFLFMWGGPSQLETFDLKPDAPAEVRGDFKPISTKVPGTQICEHFSRIAQWTDKLAIIRSLTHNDPAHLSSGHATLTGQLAPVVKSDADPPSSKDSPHLGSLISKFRPGDAGLPSFVAMPWKALHPAAPGGEAPGQHGGWLGSAYDGMLLTGDLNDPKWRPQGLGLPADLGLDRLESRVALLKKLDAQRADLHQSLAGAAFNNHQSRAIEMVGSAKVRSAFDLTQETDATRERYGRNIHGQSVLMARRLVEHGVPLVSVNWHNDGKNFWDTHGDNFNRMKNDLMPPADMALAALLQDLEDRGMLDETIVAWVGEFGRKPRISQNNAGREHWPFCYSGLLAGGGIQGGAVYGESDKHAAYPVSDPVTPQDFATTILHAMGVDTSATLLDRENRPHHVCSGRVLQDLLIG, translated from the coding sequence ATGTCGAAATCGACCAGCAATTCTGTGCGCGGTTGTCCAGGTTTTCGCCAAGCGACGCGGTTCAGTCGGCGACAGATGCTGCAAGCCGGCGCCTTGAGCGCCCTCGGATTGGGCCTGGGCGACTTTCATAGCCAACTGGCGGCCGCTGCAGCCAATGGCGGTCCGGCGCCCAAGGCGAAGGCCTGCATCTTCCTCTTCATGTGGGGCGGGCCCAGCCAGCTGGAGACGTTCGACCTGAAGCCGGACGCCCCCGCCGAAGTCCGCGGCGACTTCAAACCGATCTCCACCAAAGTCCCCGGCACGCAGATCTGCGAACATTTCAGCCGCATTGCCCAGTGGACCGACAAGCTGGCGATCATCCGTTCGCTGACCCACAACGATCCAGCTCACCTCTCCAGCGGACACGCCACGCTGACTGGGCAACTGGCGCCGGTCGTCAAGAGCGACGCCGATCCACCCAGCTCGAAAGACTCACCCCATCTCGGCTCGCTGATCTCTAAGTTTCGTCCCGGCGACGCGGGGCTTCCTTCGTTTGTGGCGATGCCCTGGAAAGCGCTTCACCCGGCCGCGCCCGGCGGCGAAGCTCCTGGGCAACATGGCGGTTGGCTCGGTTCGGCGTATGACGGGATGTTGCTGACCGGCGACCTGAACGATCCGAAGTGGCGACCGCAAGGACTTGGTTTGCCGGCCGACCTCGGACTCGACCGCCTCGAGTCGCGCGTTGCGCTGCTCAAGAAGCTCGACGCCCAACGGGCCGACCTACATCAGTCGCTCGCTGGCGCCGCCTTCAACAATCATCAGTCGCGGGCCATCGAAATGGTCGGTTCGGCCAAGGTCCGCAGCGCCTTCGATCTGACCCAAGAGACCGACGCAACGCGTGAACGTTACGGACGCAACATCCATGGCCAGTCGGTCTTGATGGCGCGCCGCCTGGTCGAACATGGCGTGCCGTTGGTCTCGGTCAACTGGCACAACGACGGCAAGAACTTTTGGGATACCCACGGCGACAACTTCAATCGAATGAAGAACGATCTGATGCCGCCGGCCGACATGGCGCTTGCCGCGCTGCTGCAGGACCTGGAAGACCGCGGCATGCTGGATGAGACGATCGTCGCGTGGGTGGGCGAATTTGGTCGCAAGCCGCGGATCTCCCAAAACAACGCCGGCCGCGAACATTGGCCCTTCTGCTACAGCGGGTTGCTGGCCGGCGGCGGCATCCAGGGTGGCGCCGTCTATGGCGAAAGCGACAAGCACGCCGCCTATCCCGTTTCCGATCCCGTAACGCCGCAAGACTTCGCCACGACGATCCTGCACGCGATGGGAGTCGATACCTCCGCGACGCTGCTCGACCGCGAGAATCGACCGCACCACGTATGCTCGGGCCGAGTGCTGCAAGATTTGCTGATCGGCTAG
- a CDS encoding DUF1549 domain-containing protein, translated as MRIPSSSIWLVGVLLAVWPALAAGQSFDSLQPWTCPPGQTTQIKITGKDLKAPLRLAFGRPGVTAKVEQLEPTAAVVAVTIPANQPLGPLPVWLAGPGGAAHGRTILIDDLPAVSDNGGNHSRDTAQEIPTLASIEGKCDAAVSDFYRFPAAEGQQLSFEIHTQALHSAMDPVVRLLHANGDVLLQADDTQVGPDTRFAHTFSAAGEYWIEVQDSGNAAAGALYQLRIGDFPVVNQSWPLAVQQDHPTSVTFVGATADQANSPEVTAATTSPATINVATKSPSGKSSTWVPLHTSRYPQVVESPDAGSLTAPVGITGRLAEAKEVDAFVVQGVKGQTVRIAAKTRSLNSPTLLTMKLLATDGKVIAQTKVTDADEWSMDATFPADGPYRLEVADLLKRGGDPFTYHIEIAPVGTFAIVLAGDAKTREHFPVAVKNGACAFQLGVARFGYDGPIDLSLVSGGEGFRLLNPRIPAGANDFRVHVAIDDAWRADRLEVLKLQATAADDPNNRRLVNSHAIHRAREPFVLAPNADQDGAILLVAIGQLPPIFSLSPTAPVQLARPVPTHTATLPLKRIHDQFKSGVEILTNTLSTGWSGTAKADGDNYMLTVTRGAETAPHPEQLTVTAFGEIHGQGYLEQVQIPIQWFDPVQVALTFAEPIIRGGPARVVATATRAGNEPQPITLRLVDLPSGVTAPESITIAANQTVVEFDLQFAAAASLQTPPISLVAASKYHGQDFEVRSKHAVPTMIEGPQRLTLYPTSILLNDPLGRQRVVVSGADKQGSARDWTRFARIVSSRPEVAEIRNGVIYPIADGEAEIAVQVGGVRQTIPVQVANRGTTRPIEFESEVLVALSKQGCNQGACHGSPSGKGGFRLSLRAFDMQLDELTLIREESGRRINLIEPDKSLLLLKPLMSVAHGGGKQIHQQDEAYTILRDWIAAGAKADPADMPRIERLEVFPAEKQIRLVVDGPQQLAATAHFSDGRSRDVTHLVAYESSNKSVATVDAHGLVTPHERGEVVVLVRFLEHIEPVSLMFVENQPGYAWTSPTPHNYVDQLVNDKLQQLQYLPSETCSDSVFVRRVYLDLLGILPTVDETNAFLADTSANKRTALIDALLERDEYAKFWALKWGDLLKMTSKDVGDAGVYKYHRWVEDALKNNMPYDQFATQLITGSGSTLANPPANFYRTSSDLNQCVETISQVFLGARLQCAKCHNHPFERWTQDNYYGLGAFFNRVQHRKTERPGEMFIYTSDAGEVTQPRTGQVMTPWLPQVGDVERQNDVDQRVPFAEWLVNPANPYFARIEANRIWSQLFARGIVEPIDDFRDSNPPANAPLLEALAKELVETGYDRKQLLRTILSSRTYQASYKTNPLNADETIYFSHQQPRMLSAEQLLDAINQTLGLQQNFGSTAKGTLATQLPAPDVAQVDFLKVFGQPERSTVCACERSDDTNLSMAIELFNGPLIHEKLKSGGNRFRKALAEGKSVPQVVEELYLAAVCRPPTDLELKTAAQHCSQSPDPASGLEDVCWALLNTEEFLLQH; from the coding sequence ATGCGAATCCCGTCGAGTTCGATCTGGCTTGTTGGCGTCCTACTTGCAGTTTGGCCAGCGCTGGCCGCAGGGCAAAGCTTCGATTCGCTGCAACCGTGGACTTGCCCGCCTGGGCAGACGACGCAGATCAAGATCACCGGCAAAGATCTCAAGGCGCCGCTGCGTCTGGCGTTTGGTCGCCCCGGCGTCACAGCCAAGGTGGAACAGCTCGAGCCAACCGCTGCAGTCGTCGCCGTCACGATTCCGGCCAATCAGCCCCTTGGCCCGCTGCCCGTTTGGCTGGCCGGTCCCGGCGGCGCCGCGCATGGGCGGACGATCCTGATCGACGACCTGCCGGCAGTGTCCGATAACGGCGGCAATCACTCGCGAGATACCGCGCAAGAGATCCCCACCCTGGCGTCAATCGAAGGCAAGTGCGACGCCGCGGTCAGCGACTTCTATCGCTTTCCTGCAGCCGAAGGGCAACAGCTCTCGTTCGAGATCCATACGCAAGCGCTCCATTCCGCGATGGATCCAGTCGTGCGTCTGCTGCATGCCAACGGCGACGTCTTGCTGCAAGCCGACGATACGCAGGTCGGACCTGATACTCGCTTCGCCCACACATTCTCGGCCGCCGGAGAGTACTGGATCGAAGTCCAAGACAGCGGCAACGCCGCCGCCGGCGCCCTCTATCAACTGCGGATCGGCGATTTCCCCGTCGTCAACCAAAGCTGGCCGCTGGCGGTGCAACAAGATCACCCGACCAGCGTCACGTTCGTTGGCGCCACTGCCGATCAAGCGAACTCACCCGAAGTAACCGCCGCGACGACCTCACCAGCAACGATCAACGTCGCTACCAAGTCCCCCTCCGGAAAATCGTCGACCTGGGTTCCGTTACACACGAGCCGCTATCCGCAAGTGGTCGAATCGCCAGATGCTGGTTCGCTGACAGCGCCGGTCGGCATCACCGGCCGCTTGGCGGAGGCGAAAGAGGTCGACGCCTTCGTTGTGCAGGGCGTGAAGGGACAGACCGTACGAATTGCCGCCAAGACGCGCAGCTTGAATAGCCCAACCCTGCTGACCATGAAGCTGCTGGCGACCGACGGCAAGGTCATCGCCCAAACCAAGGTCACCGACGCGGACGAGTGGAGCATGGACGCCACCTTCCCGGCCGATGGCCCGTATCGCCTAGAAGTAGCTGATCTGCTGAAACGAGGCGGCGACCCGTTCACGTATCACATCGAGATCGCCCCGGTCGGCACGTTTGCGATCGTCCTGGCTGGCGACGCCAAGACTCGCGAGCACTTCCCGGTCGCGGTCAAAAATGGCGCCTGCGCGTTTCAATTAGGCGTCGCGCGGTTTGGCTATGACGGGCCAATCGACCTGTCGCTGGTCAGTGGCGGCGAAGGGTTTCGCTTGCTCAATCCTCGCATTCCAGCGGGCGCCAACGACTTTCGCGTGCATGTCGCCATCGACGACGCCTGGCGCGCCGATCGGCTGGAAGTGCTGAAGTTGCAAGCGACCGCCGCCGACGATCCCAACAATCGCCGCCTGGTTAACAGTCACGCGATTCACCGGGCGAGGGAGCCGTTTGTGCTCGCACCGAATGCCGATCAGGATGGCGCGATTCTATTGGTCGCGATTGGGCAACTGCCGCCGATCTTCTCGCTCTCGCCCACGGCGCCCGTTCAACTAGCTCGCCCGGTCCCAACCCACACTGCGACGCTTCCGCTGAAGCGGATTCATGACCAGTTCAAGTCCGGCGTCGAGATCCTAACCAACACGCTCTCTACCGGCTGGAGCGGAACCGCCAAAGCGGACGGCGACAACTACATGCTGACCGTGACGCGTGGCGCTGAAACGGCCCCGCATCCGGAACAGCTGACCGTTACCGCGTTCGGCGAGATCCACGGCCAAGGCTATTTGGAGCAGGTCCAGATCCCGATCCAATGGTTCGATCCGGTGCAAGTCGCCCTTACGTTCGCAGAGCCGATCATCCGCGGCGGCCCAGCCCGCGTTGTCGCAACGGCGACGCGCGCCGGCAACGAACCGCAGCCGATTACGCTTCGCCTAGTTGACTTGCCATCTGGCGTCACCGCGCCGGAGTCGATCACCATCGCCGCCAATCAAACGGTGGTCGAGTTCGACCTGCAGTTTGCCGCCGCCGCGTCCCTGCAGACGCCGCCGATCTCGCTTGTCGCAGCCAGCAAGTATCACGGCCAAGACTTTGAGGTTCGCTCGAAGCACGCCGTTCCGACGATGATCGAGGGCCCACAGCGGTTGACTCTCTACCCAACCTCGATTTTGCTGAATGATCCGCTCGGGCGACAGCGAGTGGTGGTCAGCGGCGCCGACAAGCAAGGTTCTGCCCGCGATTGGACGCGATTTGCCCGCATCGTCTCGTCGCGTCCCGAGGTTGCCGAGATTCGCAATGGCGTGATCTATCCGATCGCCGACGGCGAAGCGGAGATCGCCGTGCAAGTTGGCGGCGTGCGGCAGACGATCCCAGTGCAGGTCGCCAATCGCGGGACGACGCGACCGATTGAATTTGAATCGGAAGTGCTGGTCGCGCTTTCCAAGCAAGGTTGTAATCAAGGCGCCTGCCATGGTTCGCCCAGCGGCAAAGGAGGCTTTCGCCTTTCGCTGCGAGCCTTCGACATGCAGCTGGACGAATTAACGCTGATCCGCGAAGAGTCAGGACGGCGCATCAACCTGATCGAACCGGATAAGAGTCTGCTGCTACTGAAGCCGCTGATGAGCGTCGCCCATGGCGGCGGCAAGCAGATCCACCAGCAGGACGAGGCGTACACGATCCTGCGCGACTGGATCGCCGCCGGCGCCAAGGCTGATCCGGCCGATATGCCGCGAATCGAGCGTCTGGAGGTCTTTCCGGCCGAGAAGCAGATACGCCTGGTGGTCGACGGGCCGCAGCAATTGGCGGCGACGGCCCACTTCAGCGATGGCCGCTCGCGCGACGTTACCCATCTGGTCGCCTACGAAAGTTCAAATAAGTCGGTCGCCACGGTCGACGCTCATGGCTTGGTAACGCCGCACGAGCGCGGCGAGGTGGTCGTGCTGGTCCGTTTCCTCGAGCATATCGAGCCGGTCTCGCTAATGTTCGTCGAAAACCAGCCGGGCTACGCCTGGACTTCGCCCACGCCCCACAACTACGTTGACCAACTGGTAAACGACAAGCTGCAGCAACTGCAATACTTGCCGTCGGAGACCTGCAGCGATTCGGTCTTCGTGCGGCGGGTCTATCTTGATCTGCTCGGCATCTTGCCAACGGTCGACGAGACGAACGCCTTCCTGGCCGATACTTCGGCGAATAAGCGCACCGCGCTGATCGACGCATTGCTCGAGCGGGACGAATACGCCAAGTTTTGGGCGCTTAAATGGGGCGACCTGCTGAAGATGACCAGCAAGGACGTCGGCGATGCTGGCGTCTACAAGTACCATCGCTGGGTCGAAGACGCCCTGAAAAACAACATGCCGTACGATCAGTTCGCTACGCAGCTGATCACCGGATCGGGCAGCACGCTGGCCAACCCGCCGGCCAACTTCTATCGCACCTCATCCGACCTCAACCAATGCGTTGAGACGATCTCGCAGGTGTTCTTGGGTGCTCGGCTGCAGTGCGCCAAGTGTCACAACCATCCGTTCGAGCGCTGGACGCAAGACAACTACTATGGCCTGGGCGCCTTCTTCAATCGAGTGCAGCATCGCAAGACCGAACGGCCCGGCGAGATGTTCATCTACACTTCCGACGCCGGCGAAGTGACGCAGCCGCGAACTGGCCAGGTGATGACTCCTTGGCTGCCGCAAGTGGGCGACGTCGAGCGACAGAATGACGTTGACCAGCGGGTTCCCTTCGCCGAGTGGCTGGTCAATCCCGCCAACCCCTACTTTGCTCGGATCGAAGCGAATCGGATCTGGAGCCAGCTGTTTGCCCGCGGTATCGTCGAGCCGATCGACGACTTCCGCGACTCGAACCCGCCGGCCAACGCCCCGCTGCTCGAAGCCTTGGCGAAGGAGTTGGTCGAAACCGGCTATGACCGCAAGCAGCTGCTACGGACGATCCTATCGAGCCGAACCTATCAGGCCAGCTACAAGACCAACCCGCTGAACGCCGACGAGACGATCTACTTCTCGCACCAACAACCGCGGATGCTGAGCGCCGAACAATTGCTCGACGCGATCAATCAAACGCTCGGCCTGCAGCAGAACTTCGGCTCCACCGCCAAGGGGACGCTGGCGACGCAGTTGCCGGCGCCCGACGTCGCGCAGGTCGATTTCCTGAAGGTCTTTGGTCAGCCAGAGCGAAGTACCGTTTGTGCGTGTGAGCGTTCCGACGATACGAATTTGAGTATGGCGATCGAACTGTTCAATGGTCCGCTAATACATGAGAAGCTCAAGAGCGGCGGCAATCGCTTTCGCAAGGCGCTGGCCGAAGGAAAGAGCGTACCGCAGGTGGTCGAAGAGCTTTACCTGGCCGCCGTCTGTCGCCCTCCGACCGACTTGGAATTGAAAACGGCCGCTCAGCATTGCAGCCAGAGCCCCGATCCAGCGTCGGGTCTTGAGGACGTTTGCTGGGCGCTGCTGAACACCGAGGAATTCCTGCTGCAGCACTAA